In Camelina sativa cultivar DH55 chromosome 13, Cs, whole genome shotgun sequence, the genomic window aaatattcaCCTAATCGTTTTGGATTAGCtcctaaaaaaaatgttaaaactccgggacaaaaaaaaacaatacaccGGAGACTGATGATAAGTTTACACCTTACACTAGCTTAACTTAAAGAGTGAGCAACTTCAACTTCGAACTCTGTGTTCACTGCTTTCAAGACTTGTTATAATCATCCCGGGACCTTTTAACGGGAAGCTGAACTGATACATAttcatctgatgatgatgatgatgatgatgatgatgatgatgatgatgaagatgaagacgaagatgacgaCAATACATCATTtgcttttgatgagtttggtACATCggattgttgttcttgttttatATTAACAGGCCATTGAGGGATGATGTTGCTCTTTCTTGGAGTAGGATTATCATTTTCGGCATCACTCTCGTCACTGATCACAATCGCATCTGCACACAACAGAGTAGATTCGAATAAAACTTTCTTACAAGAGAGATTCACATTGTAGAGCTTTAACCAAACATACAGAGGCGCATACCTGCTGCAGTGTTATTATTCACATTATGACCATCAACCACAATAACCTCAGTCTTGAAAGTCACATTATCATCATCCACCACAATAACCTCATTCGTGAGAGTCACATTATGATGATCATCCACCACAATAGCCTCCTCATTCTTGCCAGTCACATTATGATCATCATCCACCACAGTAACCTCATCCGTGAAAGACACATCGTTACATCCTAGACTGGTGTGATTGTTAGCATCAAAGAGCGATTTCAAGAATGAACATTGTGATTCAAACGCACCAGATCTCACTTTTAATTCACCATACTTGTCCACCATCATCTTAAGCTCCTCCTCTCCTTTCTCTTTCGCAATCAAGAGCTCCTGATTCTTAACCCTCATTTCATTGATGAGGGCCTCTTTCTCACTCTCCAttctcttcatctccttcttatACTCCTCCGTCTCactcctctctttctctaactCCTCGAGCAACTGCTGATTCTTCGCCTCGAGCTTCTTGATCGGGGTTTCAAGATGCAACTTCATCACCTCATTCATCTCATTGACATGCTTAAAATTTTCTTCAAGGATTTTGTAATCGTTGAGCAGATTCTCATGATTCTCCTTGAGAATTTCATGTTTTGTCGCCAAAATACCCTCTTGAGCAAACAAATTGCTTATTCCGGCAGTATCCACCGGCGAGATCGTCTTGTTCTTCCCCGATTTTTCCAAACGAGCTGATGATTTCCCACTCATGACttttgagaaaccctaaaaaaaaaaaccctggaTCAACCAACACATAAAGcgtcaagcttttttttttcttttctttgctagaACTTCTTAATCTTTGCTAAATTTCACAGATTCtgaagaaaccctaaaaccccAATTTGCTCTAAGCTCCAccgaaagagagagacaaaaaaaaaaaaNaaaaaaaaaaaaaaaaaaagcagtctC contains:
- the LOC104734319 gene encoding striatin homolog; this encodes MSGKSSARLEKSGKNKTISPVDTAGISNLFAQEGILATKHEILKENHENLLNDYKILEENFKHVNEMNEVMKLHLETPIKKLEAKNQQLLEELEKERSETEEYKKEMKRMESEKEALINEMRVKNQELLIAKEKGEEELKMMVDKYGELKVRSGAFESQCSFLKSLFDANNHTSLGCNDVSFTDEVTVVDDDHNVTGKNEEAIVVDDHHNVTLTNEVIVVDDDNVTFKTEVIVVDGHNVNNNTAADAIVISDESDAENDNPTPRKSNIIPQWPVNIKQEQQSDVPNSSKANDVLSSSSSSSSSSSSSSSSSSSSSDEYVSVQLPVKRSRDDYNKS